In a genomic window of Streptomyces katrae:
- a CDS encoding PspA/IM30 family protein, which translates to MSGVMKRMGMIFRAKANKALDRAEDPRETLDYSYQKQLELLQKVRRGVADVATSRKRLELQLNQLQSQSAKLEDQGRKALALGREDLAREALSRRSSLQQQVADLQVQHQTLQGEEEKLTLASQRLQAKVDAFRTKKETIKATYTAAQAQTRIAESFSGISEEMSDVGLAIQRAEDKTAQLQARAGAIDELLASGALDDQSGLGSKDDIQAELDRLSGGNDVELELQRMKAELAGGPSAQQQAIEGGAPGAAQSQQTQHRFDKQ; encoded by the coding sequence GCGAGACCCTGGACTACTCGTACCAGAAGCAGCTGGAGCTGCTGCAGAAGGTGCGCCGCGGCGTCGCCGACGTGGCGACCTCCCGCAAGCGCCTGGAGCTCCAGCTCAACCAGCTCCAGAGCCAGTCCGCCAAGCTGGAGGACCAGGGCCGCAAGGCCCTCGCGCTGGGCCGTGAGGACCTGGCCCGCGAGGCCCTGTCCCGGCGTTCCTCGCTCCAGCAGCAGGTCGCCGACCTCCAGGTGCAGCACCAGACCCTCCAGGGCGAGGAGGAGAAGCTGACGCTGGCCTCCCAGCGCCTCCAGGCCAAGGTGGACGCCTTCCGTACGAAGAAGGAGACCATCAAGGCCACCTACACGGCCGCCCAGGCGCAGACCCGCATCGCGGAGTCCTTCTCCGGCATCTCGGAGGAGATGAGCGACGTCGGCCTGGCCATCCAGCGGGCCGAGGACAAGACGGCGCAGCTCCAGGCCCGCGCGGGCGCGATCGACGAGCTGCTGGCCTCCGGCGCCCTGGACGACCAGAGCGGCCTCGGTTCCAAGGACGACATCCAGGCCGAGCTCGACCGCCTCTCCGGCGGGAACGACGTCGAGCTCGAGCTCCAGCGGATGAAGGCGGAGCTGGCCGGCGGCCCGTCCGCGCAGCAGCAGGCCATCGAGGGCGGCGCCCCGGGCGCGGCCCAGTCGCAGCAGACCCAGCACCGGTTCGACAAGCAGTAG
- the pspAA gene encoding PspA-associated protein PspAA, which produces MIVRIMGEGQLKVADSHFVELNKLDDELLEEMESGDEPGFRRTLTALLDAVRRLGTPLPDAALEPSELILPAPDATLAQVREMLSDDGLIPG; this is translated from the coding sequence ATGATTGTCCGCATCATGGGGGAAGGCCAGCTCAAGGTGGCCGACAGCCACTTCGTCGAGCTGAACAAGCTGGACGACGAGCTCCTGGAGGAGATGGAGTCCGGCGACGAGCCGGGCTTCCGGCGCACGCTGACGGCCCTGCTGGACGCGGTGCGGCGCCTGGGCACTCCGCTGCCCGACGCCGCCCTGGAGCCCTCCGAGCTGATCCTGCCCGCCCCGGACGCGACGCTGGCGCAGGTGCGGGAGATGCTCAGCGACGACGGGCTGATCCCGGGCTGA